A single window of Mugil cephalus isolate CIBA_MC_2020 chromosome 1, CIBA_Mcephalus_1.1, whole genome shotgun sequence DNA harbors:
- the LOC125018825 gene encoding GTPase IMAP family member 7-like, whose protein sequence is MDGSNVRRIVLLGKTGSGKSSLGNTILGDSLLKVKTSPKSETNECHAESKMINGKRVHVIDTPGFFDTNMSEEELKREILKCMAECAPGPHAFLIVLKVDRYTDQEKEVINKILECFSEKALQHAVVVFTRGDQLEEGMTIKDFVGNSVELSDLVNKCGRRCHVVDNKYWKNNNPGDYRSNQFQVGRLLNTIERMKKEKGIYTNDVLQKVEEVKGKSKENIVERLMVMFASVTVGALLGAFFGARALPQFATAGAVVGAIGGGILGSSIGMMSSTPREAVQKTMDLVREMKKNI, encoded by the exons ATGGATG GGTCAAATGTAAGGAGGATTGTCCTGCTGGGTAAAACAGGCTCCGGGAAGAGCAGCCTTGGAAACACCATACTAGGAGACAGTCTACTGAAAGTCAAAACTTCTCCTAAGtctgaaacaaatgaatgtcatGCAGAATCCAAAATGATCAATGGTAAACGCGTCCATGTGATTGATACTCCTGGATTCTTTGACACAAACATGTCTGAAGAGGAGCTGAAGCGTGAGATACTGAAGTGTATGGCAGAATGTGCTCCTGGTCCTCACGCTTTTCTCATTGTGCTGAAAGTGGACAGGTACACAGACCAGGAGAAAGAAGTCATCAACAAAATACTGGAGTGTTTCTCAGAGAAAGCTCTCCAGCATGCTGTAGTTGTCTTCACACGTGGAGACCAGCTGGAGGAAGGAATGACAATTAAGGACTTTGTCGGAAACAGTGTGGAGCTGAGTGATCTGGTGAATAAGTGTGGACGCAGGTGCCATGTTGTTGATAATAAATACTGGAAGAACAACAACCCTGGTGACTACCGGAGCAACCAGTTCCAGGTGGGACGGCTTCTCAACACCatagaaagaatgaaaaaggaaaaaggaatcTACACCAATGACGTGCTTCAGaaagtggaggaggtgaaagggaAAAGTAAGGAGAACATTGTCGAGAGACTTATGGTCATGTTTGCAAGTGTAACAGTTGGAGCACTGCTGGGGGCATTTTTTGGTGCACGTGCATTACCACAGTTTGCAACAGCTGGTGCAGTAGTGGGAGCAATAGGGGGAGGCATTTTAGGAAGTAGTATTGGAATGATGTCATCAACACCACGGGAAGCTGTGCAGAAGACCATGGATCTAGTCagggaaatgaagaaaaacatttga